The window GCGGCGGGACGGCCGGCGCTCTCCTGATCCTCGACGATCGCGCGCAAGACCTCGGCATAGACCGCCTCGACCTCCTCCTCCGACCGATCGGGCAGCGTCGGGGCGGGGATGCCGGGCGCCGGCGGCGTGGCGATCTCCGCCAGCAATTCCTGTTCGGGGACGCGGCGCGGGCGCGGGTCGAACGTCATCGGCAGCGTCGGTGCGGCGTCCGGCGTCACGTCGAGCAGCGCCGCCATATCGACCGCGCCCGCCTGCGGCAGCGGCACCAGCTTGGGGCTGCCGCTGCGCGCCTGCGTCTCCACCGCGCCGATGCGCACCGTCAGCGGACGCCGCGACACCGCGGGGCCCAGCGCCAGGAAGGTGCCGCGCGCCAGGTCGCGGATCGCCTCCGCCTGCCGCCGCTCCATCCCCAGCAGGTCGGCGGCGCGCGCCATGTCGATGTCGAGGAAGGTGCGCCCCATCAGGAAGTTCGACGCCTCCGCCGCGACGTTCTTGGCGAGCTTCGCCAGCCGCTGCGTCGCGATCACGCCCGCCAGCCCGCGCTTGCGCCCGCGGCACATCAGGTTGGTCATCGCCGACAGCGACGCGCGCCGTACCTCCTCCGCCACCTCGCCCCCGGTGGTGGGGGCGAACAGCTGCGCCTCGTCCACCACCACCAGCGCGGGATACCAATGTTCGCGCGGGGCATCGAACAGCGCGTTCAGGAACCCCGCGGCGCAGCGCATCTGCCCCTCCGCCTCCAGTCCCTCCAGCGACAGCACGACGCTGGCGCGATGCTCGCGCAGGCGCGCGGCGATTCGCGCCACCTCGCGCTCGGCATAGTCCGCGCCCTCGATCACGACATGGCCGTAGCGGTCGGACAACGTCACGAAATCGCCCTCGGGGTCGATCACCACCTGCTGCACCTGCCCGGCGGACCGCTCCAGCAGCCGGCGCAGCAGATGCGACTTTCCCGACCCAGAATTGCCCTGGACGAGCAGCCGGGTGGCGAGCAGTTCCTCGAGGTCCATCGTCACGGGCGCGCCCGACGTGTCGGTGCCCATGTCCACGCTAACGGTCATGATCGCTGCGCGTTTGGCGCATGACCGCGGGTCGGGGCAAGCGGTTTGCGCGCGCTTGGCGATCGCCGTGCGCGGGTCTAGGGCGCATCCGCACCTTTCGGAACGGAACCGACATGGCTCATCGCCCGCCGATCGCCGACCTCGCGCTGCGCCTGCTGCGCAAATCCCCGCACGCGTTGGATGCGGAGGAACGCCGCGTCCTCGACAGTATGGACGCGGGCACGCTGGTGGCGCGCGACGCCGCGGACGAGGCCGACCTGCGCGCCAGCGTCGGGGATCGGCTGGCCGACAAGGTGGCGGCGATCGGCGGCTCGTGGGGCTTCATCATCGGCTTCAGCGTGGTGCTGGTCGGGTGGATGCTGCTCAACACCGACGTGCTGGCGCGCTTCGGCTGGCAGTTCGATCCCTATCCCTACATCTTCCTCAACCTGATGCTGTCGACGCTGGCCGCGATCCAGGCGCCCGTCATCATGATGAGCCAGAACCGCCAGGCGGCGAAGGACCGACTCGCCGCGAGCCTGGATTACGAGACGAACCTGCGCGCCGAGCTGGAGATCCTGCGGCTGCACGAGAAGCTGGACGCGCTGGTGGCGGAACGGCTGGCGACGCTGGAGGCGAAAATCGATCGCTTGGCGAACACGGGTCCGGCGTCCTAAAGGCACGGGATTATCCGTCAGAGGCGATCATGGCAGGCCATTCCAAGTTCAAGAACATCATGCACCGCAAGGGCGCGCAGGACAAGAAGCGCTCCGGCATGTTCTCCAAGCTCAGCCGCGAGATCACCGTCGCGGCGAAGATGGGGATGCCCGATCCGGACATGAACCCGCGCCTGCGCGCCGCGGTGAACGCCGCCAAGGCGCAGTCGATGCCCAAGGACAATATCCAGCGCGCGATCGACAAGGCGTCGAAGGGCGACACCGAGAATTACGAGGAAATCCGCTACGAGGGGTTCGGCCCCGGCGGCGTGTCGCTCATCATCGAGGCGCTGTCCGACAACCGCAACCGCACCGCCACCAACGTGCGCACCGCAGTGAGCAAGAACGGCGGCAACCTGGGCGCGAGCGGATCGGTCAGCCACGGCTTCGACCGCGTCGGGCTCATCACCTATCCGGCGAGCGCGGGCGACGCGGAGA of the Sphingomonas adhaesiva genome contains:
- a CDS encoding ATP-binding protein; protein product: MTVSVDMGTDTSGAPVTMDLEELLATRLLVQGNSGSGKSHLLRRLLERSAGQVQQVVIDPEGDFVTLSDRYGHVVIEGADYAEREVARIAARLREHRASVVLSLEGLEAEGQMRCAAGFLNALFDAPREHWYPALVVVDEAQLFAPTTGGEVAEEVRRASLSAMTNLMCRGRKRGLAGVIATQRLAKLAKNVAAEASNFLMGRTFLDIDMARAADLLGMERRQAEAIRDLARGTFLALGPAVSRRPLTVRIGAVETQARSGSPKLVPLPQAGAVDMAALLDVTPDAAPTLPMTFDPRPRRVPEQELLAEIATPPAPGIPAPTLPDRSEEEVEAVYAEVLRAIVEDQESAGRPAAVLFQDFQVRCRMAGVARPALDLPAFSRRLSCARAGIFAPGAPEWAGVLALAQGLPDDMLGAFLLVARAARDGAPCPSDGDIAHTYGTSSTGRVKRLIGYIESRDLFVTRTDLSGKRSITIPHLGWTTAAAEAV
- a CDS encoding DUF1003 domain-containing protein, with product MAHRPPIADLALRLLRKSPHALDAEERRVLDSMDAGTLVARDAADEADLRASVGDRLADKVAAIGGSWGFIIGFSVVLVGWMLLNTDVLARFGWQFDPYPYIFLNLMLSTLAAIQAPVIMMSQNRQAAKDRLAASLDYETNLRAELEILRLHEKLDALVAERLATLEAKIDRLANTGPAS
- a CDS encoding YebC/PmpR family DNA-binding transcriptional regulator encodes the protein MAGHSKFKNIMHRKGAQDKKRSGMFSKLSREITVAAKMGMPDPDMNPRLRAAVNAAKAQSMPKDNIQRAIDKASKGDTENYEEIRYEGFGPGGVSLIIEALSDNRNRTATNVRTAVSKNGGNLGASGSVSHGFDRVGLITYPASAGDAEKVFEAALEAGAEDVTSSEEGHEIWTEQAALHEVAKALEPVLGEAEGAKLAWRPQTMVEVGEGDAATLFKLIDALDDDDDVQTVWGNYEVSDEVMAKLG